From a region of the Pongo abelii isolate AG06213 chromosome 9, NHGRI_mPonAbe1-v2.0_pri, whole genome shotgun sequence genome:
- the GLYATL2 gene encoding glycine N-acyltransferase-like protein 2 encodes MLVLHNSQKLQILYKSLEKSIPESIKVYGAIFNIKDKNPFNMEVLVDAWPDYQIVITRPQKQEMKDDQDHYTNTYHIFTKAPDKLEEVLSYSNVINWEQTLQIQGCQEGLDEAIRKVATSKSVQVDYMKTMLFIPELPKKHKTSSNDKMELFEVDDDNKEGNFSNMFLDASHAGLVNEHWAFGKNERSLKYIERCLQDFLGFGLLGPEGQLVSWIVMEQSCELRMGYTVPKYRHQGNMLQIGYHLEKYLSQKEIPFYFHVADNNGKSLQALNNLGFKTCPCGWHQWKCTPKKYC; translated from the exons ATGCTTGTACTTCATAACTCTCAGAAGCTGCAGATTCTGTATAAATCTTTAGAAAAGAGCATCCCTGAATCCATAAAG GTATATGGTGCCATTTTcaacataaaagataaaaacccTTTCAACATGGAGGTGCTGGTAGATGCCTGGCCAGATTACCAGATCGTCATTACTCGGCCTCAGAAACAG GAGATGAAAGATGACCAGGATCATTATACCAATACTTACCACATCTTCACCAAAGCTCCTGACAAGTTAGAGGAAGTCCTGTCATACTCCAACGTAATCAACTGGGAGCAAACTTTGCAGATCCAAG gtTGCCAAGAGGGCTTGGATGAAGCAATAAGAAAGGTTGCAACTTCAAAATCAGTGCAGGTAGATTACATGAAAACCATGCTCTTTATACCGGAATTACCAAAGAAACACAAGACCTCAAGTAACGACAAGATGGAGTTATTTGAAGTGGATGATGATAACAA GGAAGGAAACTTTTCAAACATGTTCTTAGATGCTTCACATGCAGGTCTTGTAAATGAACACTGGGCCTTTGGGAAAAATGAGAGGAGCTTGAAATATATTGAACGCTGCCTCCAGGATTTTCTAGGATTTGGTTTGCTGGGTCCAGAGGGCCAGCTTGTCTCTTGGATTGTGATGGAACAGTCCTGTGAATTGAGAATGGGTTATACTGTCCCCAAATACAGACACCAAGGCAACATGTTGCAAATTGGTTATCATCTTGAAAAGTATCTTTCTCAGAAAGAAATcccattttatttccatgtgGCAGATAATAATGGGAAAAGCCTACAGGCACTGAACAATTTGGGGTTTAAGACTTGTCCTTGTGGCTGGCATCAGTGGAAATGCACCCCCAAGAAATATTGTTGA